One part of the Phycisphaeraceae bacterium genome encodes these proteins:
- the rpmF gene encoding 50S ribosomal protein L32 has translation MLPPFRQSYGRSRRRRSHDALKSFAVGIDPLSGDPKMHHRACKKSGYVRPGLKITVKKLKIGIDQD, from the coding sequence ATGCTTCCCCCATTTCGTCAATCCTACGGGCGTTCACGCCGTCGCCGTTCACACGACGCATTGAAGTCGTTTGCTGTTGGCATTGACCCGCTCTCTGGTGATCCCAAGATGCATCATCGTGCATGCAAAAAGTCGGGATATGTCCGGCCGGGCCTCAAGATTACCGTCAAGAAGCTGAAGATCGGTATCGATCAGGACTGA
- a CDS encoding HAMP domain-containing protein: MLVSLLRGISLANKCLLLFGGAIVLIIVLAMIAPWLRMDAIARQEQIARSRELAGLWLATNDGDTIHEQSSEQTGTIEVITLTGSELANHAQADHSIRRAVRVLERRKDQTDVQVAGWDGLSRRFVYLRKLTAGDNDVSDKYLVLIRASNDAGWQMVVNTIYLLSASAFVLGLALLVFYQITHKIILAPVRDLRTTAERVRSGDINVRSQIVTGDEFQELSETFNAMLAALQSVQDKLHSQNSALDLKVSELAEHNSTLFEANRIKAEFLANVSHELRTPMNAIIGFAELLLEITTHERLQLLTGAEDTRKIAKRERYIGNIVESARNLLEMINGLLEMAKIEAGKVKLDLEWTALAEMCEGLVGLVYPLAHRSGVEVRMEIEQSVPLVRTDRQKLQQIVFNLLSNAVKFTGASTTTTDPMVTLRVEPIAGAQHESQHDHVRVSIIDNGPGIAKEDQTKIFEKFQQIDGSHTREHAGTGLGLAIAKDLARVIQGEIQLISEPGRGSMFSVIIPVHIDEIAAREHLLEASFKGSLARREHDPEAPGSTVETPLRQSELDDANQESLEHPSSTVS; this comes from the coding sequence ATGCTCGTCTCACTCCTCCGCGGCATCTCATTGGCCAATAAGTGCCTGCTGCTCTTTGGCGGAGCGATCGTGCTGATCATTGTTCTCGCCATGATCGCACCATGGTTGCGTATGGACGCTATCGCAAGGCAAGAGCAGATTGCTCGCTCACGGGAACTCGCCGGGCTCTGGCTTGCGACAAACGATGGCGACACCATTCACGAACAGTCATCCGAGCAGACTGGAACAATCGAGGTTATCACCCTTACTGGAAGCGAACTCGCCAATCATGCTCAAGCGGACCACTCAATCAGACGTGCAGTGCGAGTGCTCGAAAGACGTAAAGACCAGACAGATGTACAGGTTGCAGGATGGGATGGCCTGTCACGCCGATTTGTCTATCTGCGAAAACTCACGGCTGGAGATAATGATGTTTCCGACAAATACCTCGTACTGATTCGCGCTTCGAACGATGCTGGCTGGCAGATGGTCGTCAACACCATCTATTTGCTCAGCGCGAGCGCATTTGTGCTTGGGTTGGCACTCCTTGTGTTCTATCAGATCACGCACAAAATCATCCTCGCACCCGTACGAGATCTTCGCACCACAGCCGAGCGAGTTCGGAGCGGCGACATCAATGTACGCAGTCAGATTGTCACGGGCGACGAGTTCCAGGAGCTTTCCGAGACATTCAACGCAATGCTTGCAGCACTGCAGAGTGTGCAGGACAAACTGCACTCACAAAACTCGGCACTCGATCTGAAGGTATCCGAACTTGCCGAGCACAACTCGACGCTGTTTGAAGCAAACCGAATCAAAGCCGAGTTTCTCGCAAATGTCAGCCACGAGCTTCGTACGCCGATGAATGCGATTATTGGCTTTGCCGAGTTGCTTCTTGAGATCACAACGCACGAACGGCTGCAACTCCTCACAGGCGCAGAGGACACCCGCAAGATCGCAAAGCGGGAGCGCTACATCGGGAACATTGTCGAGTCTGCACGAAACCTGCTCGAAATGATCAACGGGCTGCTGGAAATGGCCAAGATCGAAGCCGGCAAGGTGAAGCTGGATCTTGAGTGGACAGCACTCGCTGAGATGTGCGAGGGGCTCGTCGGGCTTGTGTATCCTCTGGCGCATCGTTCCGGCGTTGAAGTAAGAATGGAGATCGAGCAGTCCGTCCCACTCGTGCGCACAGACAGGCAAAAACTGCAACAGATTGTGTTTAATCTGCTCTCAAACGCGGTGAAGTTCACAGGCGCGAGTACAACCACCACCGATCCGATGGTCACATTGCGCGTCGAACCGATTGCCGGCGCACAACACGAGAGCCAGCACGACCACGTGCGAGTCAGCATTATCGATAATGGCCCGGGCATTGCAAAGGAAGACCAGACAAAGATCTTCGAGAAGTTCCAGCAGATCGACGGATCTCACACACGCGAGCACGCTGGCACAGGTCTGGGCCTCGCGATCGCGAAGGATCTCGCGCGCGTTATCCAGGGCGAGATACAACTCATCAGCGAGCCAGGCAGGGGCTCGATGTTCAGCGTCATCATCCCGGTCCATATCGATGAGATCGCTGCACGCGAGCATCTGCTCGAAGCGTCCTTCAAGGGTTCGCTCGCCCGTCGGGAACACGACCCAGAAGCACCCGGGTCAACCGTAGAAACACCCCTTCGACAGTCCGAGCTTGATGATGCCAACCAAGAATCGCTGGAGCATCCATCTTCAACTGTCTCATGA
- the plsX gene encoding phosphate acyltransferase PlsX yields the protein MRIAVDIMGGDHGPDVILRGCIDALEIIAPEDEIVLVGPRETIEEILEEKGIADTRLSIHHASDVIAMDESPARAVRSKPDSSIVQMALLGSKKVENPVDVVLSAGNTGACVSAAIMQMKRLPFAHRPGIAVTIPAFHGPVVLCDAGANPEPKATHLWQYGIMADIYAQKVLGIENPRVGVMNIGSEEGKGTDIIQETRELLDNTPDLNCIGYVEGRDFFDGVADVIVTDGFMGNAMLKMAEGLAKSLFAAIAQEIFEIDPDLAVQFEPVVKRIYAKNDYHEHGGAPLLGVNGACMIAHGSSEARTMKAAIRNSLNFVRANVNEHIIHRLEQAEATRKPEREPA from the coding sequence ATGCGCATTGCTGTTGACATCATGGGTGGCGATCACGGCCCGGATGTGATTCTTCGTGGCTGTATTGACGCACTGGAGATCATTGCGCCAGAAGATGAGATTGTGCTCGTCGGCCCCCGGGAAACGATTGAAGAGATTCTTGAGGAAAAGGGGATCGCAGACACGCGTTTGTCCATTCACCATGCATCCGACGTGATTGCGATGGACGAATCACCAGCTCGTGCAGTGCGATCAAAGCCGGACTCATCAATCGTGCAGATGGCGCTTCTTGGCTCAAAGAAGGTTGAGAACCCTGTTGACGTCGTGCTGTCCGCTGGCAACACAGGTGCATGTGTATCTGCTGCGATCATGCAGATGAAGCGTCTTCCATTTGCGCATCGTCCCGGCATTGCTGTCACGATTCCCGCGTTTCATGGGCCGGTCGTTCTCTGCGATGCTGGTGCAAATCCAGAACCAAAGGCAACTCACCTGTGGCAGTATGGCATCATGGCGGATATATACGCCCAGAAGGTGCTTGGTATTGAGAATCCTCGCGTCGGTGTCATGAACATTGGTTCTGAAGAAGGCAAGGGCACAGATATCATCCAGGAAACCCGCGAACTGCTAGACAACACACCCGATCTGAACTGCATCGGATATGTGGAAGGACGCGATTTCTTTGATGGCGTTGCTGATGTCATTGTCACCGACGGGTTTATGGGCAATGCGATGCTGAAGATGGCAGAAGGACTCGCAAAGAGCCTCTTTGCTGCGATCGCGCAGGAGATCTTTGAGATTGATCCTGATCTTGCTGTACAGTTTGAGCCTGTCGTCAAGAGGATCTATGCAAAGAACGACTACCATGAGCATGGCGGTGCGCCGCTGCTTGGTGTGAATGGTGCGTGCATGATCGCACACGGTTCGAGTGAAGCTCGGACTATGAAAGCAGCGATCCGCAACAGCCTGAACTTTGTTCGTGCAAATGTGAATGAGCACATTATTCATCGGCTTGAGCAAGCTGAAGCAACAAGAAAACCCGAGCGGGAGCCTGCATGA
- a CDS encoding SDR family oxidoreductase has product MGLLDGKVGLIVGIANNHSYAFHIAKALTQHGMRCCYTHLPGEKNERRTRSAVKELHAEGDEPWLAPLDAASDTDLDGVFAKYEAEVERMDCLVHSIAFADRSFLQPGSFFTTTREAYLSAIDISAYTLLAMAQRAKPIMEKTSPEHGGSIMCMSYYGAEKVVSGYNVMGVAKAALECTTRYLAEDLGQFGIRVNAISGGYLRTLASSAVGGAGALGEAMKTKAPLRRPTEGSDVGGTAVYLASDLGAGVTGETIYVDSGINIIGA; this is encoded by the coding sequence ATGGGATTGCTGGATGGCAAGGTCGGTTTGATCGTTGGAATCGCAAACAACCATTCATACGCGTTCCACATCGCAAAGGCGCTCACACAGCACGGCATGCGCTGCTGCTACACCCACCTTCCCGGTGAAAAGAATGAGCGTCGCACGCGCAGTGCAGTAAAGGAACTTCATGCCGAAGGCGATGAGCCGTGGCTCGCACCGCTCGATGCAGCGAGCGATACAGATCTCGACGGAGTGTTTGCGAAGTATGAAGCGGAAGTAGAGCGGATGGATTGCCTCGTGCATTCCATCGCGTTTGCAGATCGTTCGTTCCTTCAGCCAGGTTCCTTCTTCACAACAACACGCGAGGCGTATCTGTCCGCGATTGACATCTCCGCATACACACTGCTTGCAATGGCGCAGCGCGCAAAGCCCATCATGGAAAAAACCAGCCCCGAGCACGGCGGCTCCATCATGTGCATGTCGTACTACGGCGCTGAGAAAGTTGTCTCAGGCTACAACGTCATGGGTGTTGCCAAGGCTGCGCTCGAATGCACCACGCGATACCTTGCAGAAGATCTGGGACAGTTCGGAATCCGTGTCAACGCGATCTCCGGCGGCTATCTGCGCACGCTTGCGTCGTCCGCGGTCGGAGGTGCTGGCGCATTGGGTGAAGCGATGAAAACCAAAGCCCCATTGCGCCGTCCCACCGAGGGCAGCGATGTCGGAGGCACCGCGGTCTACCTTGCTAGCGATCTTGGTGCTGGTGTCACGGGCGAGACCATCTACGTGGATTCGGGCATCAACATCAT
- the nadC gene encoding carboxylating nicotinate-nucleotide diphosphorylase, with protein MDELNALSLSELYEALNARGLVRKLMELAAEEDLGERNSGSGDPTTELTVPEKARCEATVVAREDGVVAGLAAVGDVLDVFAPAVLFRPLKQDGQHVTAGTSIGMLLGSMRQILAAERTLLNLLGRCMGVASTTSRYVAAAGTDVHILDTRKTTPGMRVLEKYSVRCGGGFCHRVGLFDAVMIKDNHVAGKSPSEFAETVIEFAEKVAPRRANEGGSVRFVEVEVDTLEQFDALLTLPTGLVDIVLLDNMTPDQISHAVARRNDAESPMKLEASGGITMRNIREYAETGVDRMSLGAVTHQATWLDVGLDVRVVHLAPPTTVQVDVENDSASASA; from the coding sequence ATGGATGAACTGAACGCGCTGTCACTCTCTGAACTCTACGAAGCACTGAACGCCCGGGGGCTCGTCCGCAAGCTCATGGAACTTGCAGCCGAGGAGGATTTGGGCGAGCGGAACTCCGGCTCAGGTGACCCCACAACCGAGTTGACTGTGCCTGAGAAGGCCCGCTGTGAGGCGACGGTTGTTGCTCGCGAAGATGGTGTTGTTGCTGGGCTAGCAGCAGTGGGCGATGTGCTCGATGTCTTTGCGCCCGCAGTGCTGTTCCGACCCTTGAAACAGGACGGCCAGCACGTGACAGCGGGCACATCAATTGGCATGCTGCTTGGTTCGATGCGTCAGATTCTTGCGGCAGAACGCACCCTCCTGAATCTGCTGGGGAGATGCATGGGTGTTGCATCCACGACGTCAAGGTATGTTGCTGCAGCAGGAACGGACGTGCACATACTCGATACACGGAAAACCACACCCGGGATGCGCGTGCTCGAAAAGTACTCGGTACGTTGTGGTGGCGGTTTCTGCCATCGTGTCGGGTTGTTCGACGCTGTGATGATCAAGGACAACCATGTTGCTGGAAAATCACCATCAGAGTTCGCCGAAACTGTGATCGAATTTGCCGAGAAGGTTGCACCAAGACGCGCGAATGAGGGCGGGTCTGTCCGGTTTGTTGAGGTTGAAGTCGATACGCTTGAGCAGTTTGACGCTTTGCTGACGTTACCAACCGGTCTTGTTGATATTGTCCTGCTCGACAATATGACTCCGGATCAGATTTCACATGCAGTTGCACGGCGCAATGATGCGGAGTCGCCGATGAAGCTCGAAGCAAGTGGCGGCATCACAATGCGCAATATCCGTGAGTATGCGGAAACGGGTGTGGATCGCATGAGTCTGGGTGCCGTGACCCATCAGGCAACATGGCTCGATGTCGGACTCGACGTGCGTGTTGTGCATCTTGCGCCGCCAACCACAGTTCAGGTTGATGTAGAGAACGACTCAGCGAGCGCATCCGCGTGA
- a CDS encoding YraN family protein: protein MARLDKRTKTGAKGERHAAKYLKRHGFKVLARNVRTYRGEADLVCRDVDGSIVIVEVKSRVLPAENRVRRGTPENALTVFKQRKLLQVADDIVRANKLHNVPIRIDLIAIDFEPTPRRPLAAIRHYQGVVQRS from the coding sequence GTGGCTCGATTGGACAAACGCACCAAGACCGGTGCAAAGGGTGAACGCCATGCGGCAAAGTACCTCAAACGCCATGGGTTCAAGGTGCTTGCGCGGAATGTCAGAACCTATCGCGGCGAGGCGGACTTGGTCTGCCGCGACGTTGACGGCAGCATCGTTATTGTTGAGGTGAAATCACGAGTACTTCCAGCTGAGAACCGAGTGCGGCGCGGCACGCCTGAGAACGCGCTCACTGTGTTCAAACAGCGCAAGCTGTTGCAGGTTGCTGATGACATTGTGCGTGCGAACAAACTCCACAATGTTCCGATTCGCATCGATCTGATTGCAATTGACTTCGAGCCGACACCCCGTCGTCCGCTTGCTGCGATCCGGCATTATCAGGGTGTTGTGCAACGATCATGA
- a CDS encoding ketoacyl-ACP synthase III yields MTQSRYRGVGHGSMHGVRIAGSGVALPERRLTNADLEAMMDTSDEWITQRTGIRERRMIDRENRGECTLTLSVNAVQTALKSASIRAKDVELVVLATMTPEMPCPQTSSRVVDLIGATPAGGWDLTAACCGFVFGLNSAAAMIHAGMYKTIALIGADTLTKHMEYNDHGRASAILFGDGAGAIVLTADTDTSKGVIAQSMHSDGGQWEHLYIPEHVTDSPDASTPVDPSQFDKLVMNGRAVFKFAVTTFSNLIAETLDKAGMNPEDVDHYVCHQSNARILESSRERFGLPQEKLHVNIDRFGNTVAASVPIVYQELVDAGKIHEGQRVMFLGFGGGLTWGSSLWQM; encoded by the coding sequence ATGACACAGTCGCGATATCGAGGCGTCGGCCATGGATCGATGCACGGCGTACGTATCGCGGGGTCAGGTGTCGCGCTTCCTGAACGCAGACTCACGAATGCCGATCTCGAAGCAATGATGGATACATCCGACGAATGGATCACCCAACGAACGGGTATTCGTGAACGTCGCATGATCGATCGTGAGAACAGGGGCGAGTGCACACTCACGCTCTCTGTCAACGCAGTGCAAACAGCTCTCAAGTCTGCAAGCATTCGCGCAAAGGATGTCGAGCTTGTTGTGCTTGCAACCATGACGCCGGAGATGCCATGCCCTCAGACATCAAGCCGGGTTGTCGACCTGATCGGAGCAACACCCGCCGGTGGCTGGGATCTGACTGCGGCGTGCTGCGGGTTTGTCTTTGGTCTGAACTCAGCAGCTGCCATGATACATGCAGGGATGTATAAAACCATTGCCCTGATCGGTGCAGATACATTGACCAAGCACATGGAGTACAACGACCACGGACGAGCGTCGGCGATCCTCTTTGGCGATGGAGCTGGCGCGATTGTGCTGACTGCTGACACGGACACATCGAAGGGTGTGATTGCCCAGTCGATGCACTCTGATGGCGGCCAGTGGGAGCATCTGTATATCCCTGAGCACGTGACCGATTCACCCGACGCAAGTACCCCAGTGGATCCGTCGCAGTTTGACAAGCTCGTGATGAATGGGCGCGCTGTGTTCAAGTTTGCAGTGACGACATTCTCCAATCTCATTGCCGAAACACTCGACAAAGCAGGCATGAATCCTGAGGATGTAGATCATTACGTATGCCATCAGTCAAACGCCCGAATCCTTGAATCCTCCCGCGAACGCTTTGGTCTTCCGCAAGAGAAACTGCACGTCAACATTGATCGCTTCGGCAATACCGTCGCAGCATCCGTCCCCATCGTGTATCAGGAGCTTGTTGACGCTGGGAAGATCCACGAAGGACAGCGTGTGATGTTCCTTGGGTTTGGCGGCGGACTCACGTGGGGTTCAAGTCTCTGGCAGATGTAG
- a CDS encoding biotin--[acetyl-CoA-carboxylase] ligase, producing MSRSHWESALASAVPSLECVSHVRVLDEVVSTQDVAAEASQRCEPGWLVVADRQTGGRGRRGSIWHQTSDGHGLGVALSITLPVVCAHSTKIPDPSLILACETPPGIVACAGLAVVNAAATRFPALKGRIGVKWPNDVVERATGRKCAGCLVEQHGDVLILGVGLNVHQQTQDFAETIRDRATSLEMLTGSLSENEDIRLGILCDWLRSFDMLRNCSVANIKEQWQRNDATAHRVCTVVSGNTTVRGTICATDPWDGICIDTEERVEYVNAATARVTQVDGWCELG from the coding sequence GTGAGCAGATCGCACTGGGAGAGTGCACTCGCGTCAGCAGTTCCATCGCTTGAGTGCGTGTCGCATGTACGCGTGCTGGACGAGGTCGTGTCAACGCAGGACGTTGCTGCAGAAGCATCGCAACGCTGCGAGCCGGGCTGGCTTGTTGTTGCCGACAGGCAGACTGGTGGGCGTGGACGACGTGGGAGTATCTGGCACCAGACTTCAGACGGGCATGGCCTGGGTGTTGCGCTGAGTATCACGCTGCCAGTTGTCTGCGCACACTCAACAAAGATCCCAGATCCATCTCTCATTCTGGCGTGTGAAACACCTCCTGGCATTGTTGCGTGCGCTGGGCTTGCGGTTGTCAATGCTGCAGCAACTCGGTTCCCTGCACTAAAGGGGCGGATTGGCGTGAAGTGGCCGAACGATGTTGTTGAGCGTGCGACAGGCCGCAAGTGTGCTGGCTGTCTTGTTGAGCAGCACGGTGATGTACTGATCTTGGGTGTTGGACTGAATGTTCATCAGCAAACACAAGACTTTGCAGAGACGATACGGGACAGAGCGACATCGCTTGAGATGCTGACAGGAAGTCTCTCAGAAAACGAAGATATTCGACTGGGCATCCTTTGCGACTGGTTGCGGTCATTTGATATGCTGAGAAACTGCTCAGTTGCAAACATAAAAGAACAATGGCAGCGCAACGATGCAACTGCGCATCGTGTATGTACAGTAGTGTCGGGGAATACAACTGTGCGAGGCACAATCTGTGCAACAGACCCGTGGGATGGAATCTGCATCGATACAGAGGAACGGGTTGAATATGTGAATGCCGCTACAGCTCGTGTGACACAGGTTGATGGATGGTGCGAACTTGGCTGA